Proteins found in one Candidatus Binatia bacterium genomic segment:
- a CDS encoding response regulator, with protein sequence MTTAPPAVARETLGFRVCEVQNGETAGEVDSADVSVSAVALDMSVPGLFGVDTLGLIRGVRPDVPELLVSGYAAEELAGPQFYPGPEGFLHKPFRVDELLRRLRGLMQK encoded by the coding sequence ATGACAACCGCTCCGCCCGCGGTGGCGAGAGAGACTCTCGGATTCCGAGTTTGCGAAGTGCAGAACGGTGAAACCGCCGGAGAGGTAGACTCGGCTGACGTTTCCGTGTCGGCCGTGGCCCTCGACATGTCGGTGCCGGGATTGTTCGGCGTCGACACGCTTGGGCTCATCCGGGGCGTGCGCCCGGATGTTCCGGAGCTCCTCGTTAGTGGCTACGCGGCTGAGGAGCTCGCCGGCCCCCAGTTCTATCCCGGGCCCGAGGGGTTTTTGCACAAGCCCTTCCGAGTGGATGAGCTGTTGCGCCGGTTGCGTGGCCTGATGCAGAAGTGA
- a CDS encoding SDR family NAD(P)-dependent oxidoreductase, whose translation MGSCEGRVALVTGASRGIGRAIANRLSSEGAAVVLNASRMGAHGRLTGTLEEAEAEVQEAGGRAAAIACDLSEPEARADLIERASRPFGPIDIVVNNAAAGTMKMPSVITVTERSKMFDLNVNAPIDLAQQALPSMRERGGGWILNISSATSKQPAVPYRDSKESAWIIGPYGATKAALDRYTEALAHEVAEYDVFVNALAPVAIVMTAGAHWVRDIARKNPDWVEPVEMMAEAALELCSERHVGRVVLSRDLLHSVGRPVKSLDGCAVLGDAFLLADAEATS comes from the coding sequence ATGGGAAGCTGTGAAGGAAGGGTCGCGCTGGTCACCGGAGCCAGCCGGGGCATCGGACGGGCGATCGCGAACCGGCTCTCGTCAGAGGGCGCGGCCGTCGTACTGAACGCGTCACGCATGGGCGCCCACGGTCGGCTCACCGGCACACTCGAAGAGGCCGAGGCCGAGGTTCAGGAAGCCGGCGGCCGCGCGGCTGCGATCGCCTGCGATCTCTCCGAACCGGAGGCACGCGCCGACCTCATCGAGCGCGCGAGTCGGCCGTTCGGACCGATCGACATCGTGGTGAACAACGCCGCCGCCGGCACGATGAAGATGCCCAGCGTCATCACGGTGACCGAACGATCCAAGATGTTCGACCTGAATGTAAACGCCCCGATCGACCTCGCCCAACAGGCTCTTCCGTCGATGAGGGAGCGCGGCGGCGGCTGGATCCTCAACATCAGCAGCGCCACCAGCAAGCAGCCCGCCGTGCCATACCGGGACTCGAAAGAATCCGCCTGGATCATCGGTCCGTACGGCGCGACGAAAGCCGCGCTCGACCGGTACACCGAAGCGCTCGCGCACGAGGTCGCCGAGTACGACGTCTTCGTGAACGCACTCGCCCCGGTGGCGATCGTGATGACGGCCGGAGCCCATTGGGTGCGCGACATCGCGCGAAAGAACCCGGATTGGGTCGAACCGGTGGAGATGATGGCGGAAGCCGCTCTCGAGCTCTGCAGCGAACGGCACGTCGGCCGCGTCGTGCTGAGCCGCGACCTCCTCCACTCGGTTGGCCGACCGGTGAAGAGCCTCGATGGGTGCGCGGTCCTCGGCGACGCTTTCCTCCTAGCCGATGCCGAGGCCACCTCATGA
- a CDS encoding TonB family protein: MTIRLLVSTITALTLLAPTAPAEAKPGGTVRNSTPAKPLERSNPRYPLEARRQPSEAWTLASFVIRPDGTVGDILIDASFGGEEFEEAARAAMKKWRYEPARLDGENVHQCHQEVLLTYNIEDDGKVGASKRFIKRYEKASEHLDAGEIDEAQEDIDRLEENNLYESVRASLLRAEVARIQGDAEGQKIHLWRTRIGDGAHLDDNTHAGVLRALFVLHVKSHDIHEAQRAYARLQKLDPEGGVPESMRESNGRIDKFLARDAPLQFPRVLPARREGETGYTRRRHGVMRNIIGIEDVEGSIDHVDLRCQYHRATWKPTPGKASRVPEKWGDCWLYVFGDPGTKFNVIEYDKSFASG; the protein is encoded by the coding sequence ATGACGATTCGACTCCTGGTTTCGACGATCACGGCCCTCACTCTGCTCGCGCCAACGGCGCCGGCAGAGGCCAAGCCCGGTGGCACGGTCCGCAACAGCACACCGGCCAAGCCCCTCGAACGCTCGAACCCGAGGTATCCGCTCGAGGCAAGACGGCAGCCCTCCGAGGCATGGACCCTCGCCAGTTTCGTGATCCGCCCCGACGGCACCGTTGGCGATATTCTGATCGACGCTTCCTTCGGCGGCGAGGAGTTCGAGGAGGCGGCCCGCGCTGCAATGAAGAAGTGGCGCTACGAGCCCGCACGGCTCGATGGCGAGAACGTGCACCAATGCCACCAGGAGGTCCTCCTCACGTACAACATTGAGGACGACGGCAAAGTGGGAGCGTCCAAGCGTTTCATCAAGCGGTACGAGAAGGCGAGCGAGCACCTCGACGCCGGCGAGATCGACGAGGCCCAAGAGGACATCGACCGGCTCGAGGAAAACAACCTGTACGAGTCGGTCCGGGCATCCCTACTGCGTGCGGAGGTGGCGCGCATTCAGGGCGACGCCGAGGGTCAGAAGATCCACCTGTGGCGAACCCGAATCGGAGACGGCGCGCACCTCGACGACAACACCCACGCGGGAGTCCTGCGCGCGCTCTTCGTGCTCCACGTGAAGAGCCATGACATCCACGAGGCCCAGCGGGCGTACGCACGGCTCCAGAAACTGGACCCGGAAGGAGGGGTCCCCGAGTCGATGCGAGAGTCCAATGGCCGCATCGACAAGTTCCTCGCTCGCGATGCACCCCTTCAGTTTCCGCGGGTCCTACCCGCAAGACGCGAGGGCGAAACCGGCTACACCCGCAGGCGCCATGGCGTGATGCGAAACATCATCGGGATCGAAGATGTCGAGGGCTCGATCGATCACGTCGACCTCCGGTGTCAGTACCACCGCGCGACGTGGAAGCCGACGCCCGGAAAAGCCTCTCGCGTCCCGGAGAAATGGGGCGACTGCTGGCTCTACGTCTTCGGCGACCCCGGAACCAAGTTCAACGTGATCGAGTACGACAAATCCTTCGCCTCGGGCTGA
- a CDS encoding DEAD/DEAH box helicase produces METLNLIPALTDAVADLGFSEPTPIQAKAIPVALEGRDLIGCASTGTGKTAAFLLPILQRLNGAKPDGCRALILSPTRELALQIDEQALALGYYVGLSAVAVVGGVDMRPQERALKAGSDMIVATPGRLLDHMRFGSVDLSGIEVLVLDEADRMLDMGFLPDIKRILEQLPKTRQNLLFSATMSPTIRKLADEILTDPVTVTVDRQRLASGIEQKVFSVGQDDKAALLTRLLRRESITSALVFVKRKADADRLARQVNRAGREATSIHANRTQAQRMEALEDFRRGDCSVLVATDVAARGLDVDGISHVVNFDVPHSPEDYIHRAGRTARAGAAGEVFTFVSAPERDKLAEIEKELGFAIPRSEANARGSSRGESTRRDSKSGASTSKPSGSGNGAAAAAGAPEGAPKAKKRGSRRRPRRGSSSPEAQPS; encoded by the coding sequence ATGGAAACTCTTAACCTCATCCCGGCCCTCACTGACGCAGTGGCCGACCTCGGCTTCAGCGAGCCGACCCCCATTCAGGCGAAAGCCATTCCCGTCGCCCTCGAGGGCCGCGACCTGATCGGTTGCGCCTCCACGGGAACCGGCAAGACCGCCGCCTTCCTGCTGCCCATCCTACAGCGACTGAACGGAGCCAAGCCGGATGGCTGTCGCGCTCTGATTCTCTCGCCCACGCGCGAGCTCGCGCTGCAGATCGACGAGCAAGCGTTGGCACTCGGCTACTACGTCGGCCTCAGCGCCGTCGCCGTGGTCGGCGGGGTCGACATGCGACCGCAGGAACGCGCCCTCAAGGCCGGCAGTGACATGATCGTCGCGACTCCCGGACGCCTGCTCGACCACATGCGCTTTGGTTCGGTCGACCTGAGCGGCATCGAGGTTCTCGTTCTCGACGAAGCCGATCGTATGCTCGACATGGGCTTCCTGCCCGACATCAAGCGCATCCTCGAGCAACTTCCGAAGACTCGCCAGAACCTGCTCTTCTCCGCGACGATGTCCCCCACGATTCGCAAGCTCGCCGATGAGATCTTGACAGACCCGGTCACGGTGACCGTCGATAGACAGCGCCTCGCGAGCGGGATCGAGCAGAAGGTGTTCTCCGTCGGCCAGGACGACAAGGCCGCGCTCCTCACGAGACTCCTGCGTCGTGAGTCCATCACCTCCGCCCTCGTCTTCGTGAAGCGCAAGGCAGACGCCGACCGACTTGCCCGTCAGGTCAACCGCGCCGGCCGTGAAGCGACGAGCATTCACGCAAACCGGACGCAGGCGCAACGCATGGAAGCGCTAGAAGACTTCCGTCGCGGCGACTGTTCCGTACTCGTCGCGACCGATGTGGCCGCACGCGGCCTCGATGTCGACGGCATCTCGCACGTCGTCAACTTCGACGTGCCGCACTCGCCGGAGGACTACATCCACCGCGCTGGGCGGACCGCGCGCGCCGGCGCCGCCGGTGAGGTCTTCACGTTCGTGTCCGCGCCAGAGCGCGACAAGCTCGCCGAGATCGAGAAGGAGCTCGGGTTCGCAATTCCGCGAAGCGAAGCGAACGCCCGAGGCTCGAGCCGCGGCGAATCGACGCGACGCGACTCGAAGAGCGGCGCCTCGACCTCCAAGCCCTCGGGCTCGGGCAACGGAGCAGCTGCGGCGGCGGGCGCACCCGAGGGCGCGCCGAAGGCTAAAAAGCGCGGCTCCCGTCGCCGCCCCCGACGTGGTTCCAGCTCGCCCGAGGCGCAGCCCTCCTGA
- a CDS encoding PEP/pyruvate-binding domain-containing protein gives MARILKIDETGDHAVGGKAEGLARLRAMGLEIPPTLVLEGAVRGGLPEDLEREVAVLGEGRLAVRSSAIGEDGAGASFAGQYETILDVRPTELRSAIDQCLASAQSARAVAYRDSRDEAAGAAVMSVVIQRMVSARASGVCFTADPVTSRRNRLVLDSVAGLGEALVSGHASPDHDELRRSDGVWEPTQLAGATPVLSQEERAQLAREALEAETAAGEPLDLEWAIDVDGTLFWLQARPITTLMLDPQSIDTPPMEEGDVYTRCNVGEMMPGAVSPLTFSTCARGIDVGWQDNMIAIGVRAQRSSDNVYIGMSHGHLFINLSEGARFSSAVTGSHPDQQSLAICGRLVPEIVAPDVPALRIRLPRAVRQVASVVRAQPHLRRMEALVERGTISVGGDSKSTWQNIEAEREVLYESYARHLTVSSGAGALAPILLRVLAGDAEPSPEHHAAVGHLLSGAEGVESADIAAGARRLLEALERSATPAEFPEWDVATAVAWFRGEASGEAGCVYTAYLARHGHRSLRELDVRQPEWAHDPTPLIRALQAQLRARRVAGSASVGAEPVRVAMDLGRLRWLAPMAHAAVRNRERSKSLLVATTVHFKRAYRALAAQFVAEGRLPDEDAVFFLLHEELGLLAESSPGDRWADLAVQRREALSFQEKLRFPEVSVGLPEPEAPPPVEGDERLVVGKPVSRGRVEGRVRVVRELVEAEALEPGEILVAAITDVGWTPYFAIIAGLVTDVGSAVSHGAVVAREYGLPAVLNTGNATRVLRTGDRVRLDGDAGTVEVMEPAV, from the coding sequence ATGGCGCGAATCCTCAAGATCGACGAGACCGGCGACCACGCGGTCGGCGGGAAGGCGGAAGGCCTCGCTCGCCTGCGGGCAATGGGTCTGGAGATTCCGCCGACCCTGGTCCTGGAGGGGGCCGTTCGCGGAGGGCTTCCCGAGGACCTTGAACGGGAGGTCGCCGTCCTCGGCGAAGGCCGGCTCGCCGTGCGCTCGTCTGCCATCGGGGAGGACGGCGCTGGCGCGTCGTTCGCTGGACAGTACGAGACCATCCTCGACGTTCGGCCCACTGAGCTGCGGTCGGCGATCGACCAGTGTCTGGCTTCGGCGCAGAGCGCTAGGGCCGTCGCGTACCGGGATTCGCGGGACGAGGCCGCGGGCGCCGCGGTCATGTCGGTCGTCATCCAGCGGATGGTGTCCGCCCGTGCGTCGGGGGTCTGCTTCACGGCGGATCCGGTGACCAGTCGTCGAAACCGGCTCGTGCTCGATTCGGTTGCGGGTCTCGGCGAAGCGCTCGTTTCGGGCCACGCGAGTCCGGACCACGACGAGCTCCGACGATCGGATGGCGTCTGGGAGCCGACGCAGCTCGCGGGCGCGACCCCTGTGCTCTCTCAGGAGGAGCGCGCTCAATTGGCCCGTGAGGCGCTCGAAGCCGAGACCGCCGCGGGCGAGCCGCTCGATCTCGAGTGGGCGATCGACGTGGACGGCACGCTCTTCTGGTTGCAGGCGAGGCCGATCACGACGCTGATGCTGGACCCGCAGTCGATCGACACGCCGCCGATGGAGGAGGGCGACGTGTACACGCGCTGTAACGTGGGCGAGATGATGCCGGGCGCGGTGTCCCCCCTCACGTTCTCGACATGCGCCCGCGGGATCGACGTCGGCTGGCAGGACAACATGATCGCGATCGGTGTACGCGCGCAGCGTTCGAGCGACAACGTCTACATCGGGATGAGCCACGGGCACCTATTCATCAACTTGAGTGAGGGTGCGCGCTTCTCCAGCGCCGTGACCGGCTCTCACCCGGATCAGCAGAGCCTCGCGATCTGTGGTCGTCTCGTGCCCGAGATCGTCGCGCCCGATGTGCCGGCTCTCCGCATCCGGTTACCGCGGGCCGTCCGGCAAGTCGCTTCCGTCGTCCGCGCCCAACCACACCTCCGGCGGATGGAGGCCCTCGTCGAGCGTGGGACGATCTCCGTCGGCGGCGACTCGAAGTCGACGTGGCAGAACATCGAGGCGGAGCGCGAGGTGCTCTACGAGTCCTATGCACGACATCTCACGGTGTCGTCGGGTGCGGGGGCGCTCGCACCGATCCTGTTGCGGGTTCTCGCGGGGGACGCCGAACCGTCGCCGGAACATCACGCGGCGGTCGGGCACCTTCTGTCCGGAGCGGAAGGCGTCGAGAGCGCCGACATTGCCGCGGGGGCGCGACGGCTCCTCGAGGCGCTCGAGCGGTCTGCGACACCTGCCGAGTTCCCCGAGTGGGACGTAGCCACGGCCGTCGCGTGGTTTCGCGGCGAGGCGTCCGGCGAGGCGGGGTGCGTCTACACCGCGTACCTCGCTCGTCATGGGCATCGTAGTCTCCGCGAACTCGACGTCCGTCAGCCCGAGTGGGCGCACGATCCGACCCCACTGATCCGCGCGCTTCAGGCACAGCTCCGCGCTCGTCGTGTAGCGGGTAGCGCCTCGGTCGGAGCCGAGCCGGTTCGTGTGGCGATGGATCTCGGCCGGCTGCGGTGGCTGGCCCCCATGGCGCACGCCGCAGTGCGCAACCGCGAGCGGTCGAAGTCGCTCCTGGTCGCGACGACGGTGCACTTCAAGCGGGCGTACCGCGCGCTAGCGGCGCAGTTCGTGGCCGAAGGTCGCTTGCCGGACGAAGACGCGGTCTTCTTTCTGCTTCACGAGGAGCTGGGCCTTCTCGCCGAATCGTCGCCGGGCGACCGGTGGGCCGACCTCGCTGTGCAACGTCGTGAGGCGCTCTCCTTCCAAGAGAAGCTCCGGTTCCCGGAGGTCAGCGTCGGGTTGCCGGAGCCCGAGGCGCCGCCGCCGGTCGAGGGCGACGAGCGGCTCGTCGTGGGTAAGCCGGTGAGCCGCGGTCGCGTCGAGGGCCGCGTGCGCGTCGTCCGCGAGCTGGTAGAAGCCGAGGCACTCGAACCCGGCGAAATCCTCGTTGCCGCGATCACGGACGTCGGTTGGACTCCCTACTTTGCGATCATCGCCGGTCTGGTGACCGACGTGGGTAGCGCGGTGTCGCACGGGGCGGTGGTTGCGCGGGAGTACGGTCTGCCGGCAGTGCTGAACACCGGCAACGCGACGCGCGTGTTGCGCACCGGGGACCGGGTCCGCCTCGACGGCGACGCCGGGACGGTGGAAGTCATGGAGCCGGCGGTCTGA
- a CDS encoding ABC transporter ATP-binding protein — MIVARNLRQRYPRPAGAESLTVLDGIELEVPGGEILAILGPSGSGKTTLFGLLAGLDRPTEGEVELAGQSLGRLDEDARAALRASSIGFVFQSFQLVPTLTALENVLVPLELLPAPAVVAAREARARELLGRVGLEDRLGHYPAQLSGGEQQRVGIARAFANEPRVLFADEPTGNLDDETGQGIIELLFSLNHGQGTTLVIVTHDQGLARRANRIMHLARGRIEKIECVD, encoded by the coding sequence ATGATCGTCGCTCGGAATCTCCGCCAGCGCTACCCGCGGCCCGCCGGTGCCGAGTCGCTGACGGTACTCGACGGCATCGAACTCGAGGTGCCCGGCGGCGAGATCCTCGCGATCCTCGGGCCGTCGGGGAGCGGGAAGACCACGCTGTTTGGGCTCTTGGCCGGTCTGGATCGGCCCACCGAGGGGGAAGTTGAGCTCGCTGGACAGTCGCTCGGGCGACTGGACGAAGATGCGCGGGCCGCGCTCCGCGCCTCGTCGATCGGCTTTGTGTTTCAGAGCTTTCAGCTCGTGCCGACCCTCACCGCGCTCGAGAACGTGCTCGTGCCCCTTGAATTGCTTCCGGCGCCGGCGGTGGTTGCCGCGCGAGAAGCCCGGGCGCGGGAGCTTCTGGGGCGGGTTGGACTCGAGGATCGCCTCGGTCACTACCCGGCTCAACTCTCGGGGGGCGAGCAGCAACGGGTCGGGATCGCGCGTGCCTTTGCGAACGAGCCGCGTGTACTCTTTGCAGACGAGCCCACGGGTAACCTCGACGACGAGACAGGACAGGGGATCATCGAACTGTTGTTCTCCCTGAATCACGGGCAGGGGACGACGCTCGTGATCGTCACGCACGACCAGGGGCTCGCACGCCGCGCGAATCGCATCATGCACCTCGCACGCGGGCGCATTGAGAAGATCGAGTGCGTGGACTGA
- a CDS encoding arylesterase — protein sequence MKKRTRRFPRLYWLGALLACLVTSAALAADERPVVLFVGTSLTAGYGLPSDEAFPALLQQRIDAAGLEYRVVNAGVSGDTSAGGLRRIDWLLKLPIAILVLELGANDMLRGLSPAMMRDNLQQILDRARAAHPDARFVIAGMRALQNLGDGYVEEFETSFPALAEKNDAALIPFLLEGVAGERSLNQADDIHPNAEGQKKVAAVVWPKLEPLLAAK from the coding sequence ATGAAGAAGCGGACACGACGGTTCCCGAGACTCTACTGGCTCGGGGCCCTCCTCGCATGTCTGGTCACCAGCGCGGCTCTCGCCGCCGACGAGCGGCCCGTCGTCCTCTTCGTCGGCACCAGCCTCACCGCCGGCTACGGGCTCCCATCGGACGAGGCCTTCCCCGCGCTGCTCCAGCAGCGGATCGACGCGGCCGGCTTGGAATACCGCGTCGTGAACGCCGGCGTTAGCGGCGACACGTCGGCCGGCGGACTCCGACGTATCGACTGGCTCCTCAAGCTGCCGATCGCCATCCTCGTCCTCGAGCTGGGCGCGAACGACATGCTCCGCGGACTCAGCCCCGCCATGATGCGCGACAACCTACAGCAGATCCTCGACCGGGCCCGCGCCGCTCATCCCGACGCGCGCTTCGTGATCGCCGGGATGCGTGCTCTGCAGAACCTAGGCGACGGCTACGTCGAGGAGTTCGAGACGAGCTTCCCGGCGTTGGCGGAGAAGAATGATGCCGCCCTGATCCCCTTCCTCCTCGAGGGCGTGGCCGGCGAGCGGTCCCTAAATCAAGCCGACGACATCCACCCCAACGCGGAGGGACAGAAGAAAGTCGCGGCCGTCGTCTGGCCGAAGCTCGAACCGCTCCTCGCCGCCAAGTAG
- a CDS encoding FtsX-like permease family protein: MRGLNRVFVSAMLRRELRASRRRLFLYGSCMALGIAALVGLHGLRATTRTAIDVQAAMLLGADLRLSRRAPLPDDVRDRVGALLAETKGASAELTRFGSMVLAPNSGRSRLVDVQAADAAYPLRGEVVTTPPESWSLVHAGDVPRAVVDPSLLLQLGIDVGADLKIGEVRFRIVGTVGKAPGSFGVQTQIAPRVLIAREHVEATGLLRPGSLVEYLFFVRTPKGEIGSWVADNRSALEDAHMKVQTVAGQQADLDRGFGMMTRFLGLVGLAALALGGVGVAAGVRVLVRDKLDTTAMLRSLGASSRDIFAVYGMLALVLGAVAGSVGSAIGVGLQWGLPVLLQGLIPVDVEPTFEVGAVATGIALGLWVTVLFAAAPLIDLVRVPPLRSLRADFVAEPLPLRGRAAVLVALAVSLLAVSCWQAPTILVGLGFAGGLAVVLGILAGTAQLLAGALRRLVPRRSPYWLRQGLANLFRPRNHTVSTVLTVGFGLFLVTTLYGVKSNVLHQLAMDSGPDRPNLILFDIQPDQVAPLEAFLAERGAAIVDRATIVSARLSAIDGKTASERIAVDPDDREARWALLREYRLSYAAELRESEEIAAGAWWTDPEAGRIEPVPVSIETGVARSLGLSVGDRMTWDIQGVPVESYIANLREVDWSRLATNFIALFPPGLIEEAPSTTVFLSRHVDANARAEIQRDLVLQFPNVSVLDASLILRAVDTMMARVALAVRVLALFALATGFLVLVAAAAMARDERMREILLLRTLGASTRILRRIITTEAVALGALAALLGVGLAMLATWALTRFVFEIPFTPVLTEYAAFAVVSFLISAVLGGAIGRPTRAGSPLAVLRSQ; this comes from the coding sequence GTGCGTGGACTGAACCGCGTCTTCGTCAGCGCGATGTTGCGCCGTGAGCTGCGAGCATCGCGGCGTCGGCTTTTCCTCTACGGGTCGTGCATGGCTCTCGGGATCGCGGCGCTCGTCGGTCTGCACGGGCTGCGCGCCACGACGCGGACGGCGATCGACGTGCAGGCGGCCATGTTGCTTGGCGCCGATCTTCGCCTCTCGCGCCGGGCGCCTCTCCCCGACGATGTTCGGGACCGTGTTGGCGCTCTTCTCGCGGAGACGAAGGGTGCCTCGGCAGAACTGACGCGATTCGGCTCGATGGTCCTCGCACCGAATTCGGGACGGAGCCGCCTCGTGGACGTGCAGGCGGCCGACGCGGCGTATCCGCTCCGGGGCGAAGTCGTCACGACGCCTCCCGAAAGTTGGTCGCTCGTGCACGCGGGCGACGTGCCCCGCGCGGTCGTCGATCCGAGCCTCCTCCTGCAACTGGGGATCGATGTCGGCGCCGACCTGAAGATCGGGGAGGTGCGCTTTCGAATCGTCGGCACGGTGGGAAAGGCACCCGGCAGCTTCGGGGTGCAGACGCAGATCGCGCCGCGGGTTCTGATCGCCCGGGAGCACGTCGAAGCCACGGGCCTGCTGCGGCCGGGGAGCCTGGTCGAGTACCTCTTTTTCGTCCGGACTCCGAAAGGCGAGATCGGAAGCTGGGTCGCGGACAACCGCTCGGCACTGGAAGACGCGCATATGAAGGTGCAGACGGTCGCCGGCCAGCAGGCGGATCTGGATCGCGGGTTCGGGATGATGACGCGCTTCCTCGGTCTCGTCGGCCTGGCGGCGCTCGCCCTCGGCGGAGTCGGCGTTGCGGCCGGGGTACGGGTGCTTGTGCGAGACAAACTCGACACGACGGCGATGCTTCGCTCGCTGGGCGCTTCTTCGCGCGACATCTTCGCGGTGTACGGGATGCTGGCGCTCGTGCTCGGCGCCGTGGCGGGGAGCGTCGGGTCGGCAATCGGCGTTGGTTTACAGTGGGGTCTTCCGGTGCTCTTGCAGGGGCTGATCCCAGTCGACGTCGAGCCGACGTTCGAGGTGGGCGCGGTCGCGACGGGAATTGCATTGGGGTTGTGGGTGACGGTGTTGTTCGCGGCGGCTCCGCTGATCGACCTCGTACGCGTTCCGCCGCTGCGGTCTCTTCGCGCCGACTTCGTAGCCGAACCCTTGCCGCTTCGCGGCCGCGCGGCGGTGCTTGTCGCCCTGGCAGTCAGCCTCTTGGCGGTCTCGTGCTGGCAGGCGCCGACGATTCTGGTGGGTCTCGGATTCGCGGGTGGCCTCGCGGTCGTGCTCGGGATCTTGGCGGGTACGGCACAGTTGCTCGCGGGTGCTCTTCGTCGGCTCGTTCCGCGGCGTTCGCCGTACTGGCTTCGTCAGGGCCTCGCGAATCTCTTTCGACCGCGCAATCACACCGTCTCGACCGTGCTCACCGTCGGGTTTGGCCTGTTCCTCGTGACGACGCTTTACGGCGTGAAGAGCAACGTGCTTCACCAACTCGCAATGGATTCGGGGCCCGACCGGCCGAACCTGATCCTGTTCGACATCCAGCCGGATCAGGTCGCGCCCCTCGAGGCGTTCCTGGCCGAGCGAGGCGCGGCGATCGTCGATCGGGCGACGATTGTGTCGGCGCGCCTTTCTGCGATCGATGGGAAGACGGCCTCGGAACGGATCGCGGTCGATCCCGACGATCGAGAGGCGCGTTGGGCTCTTCTGCGGGAGTACCGGCTGTCGTACGCGGCCGAGCTGCGGGAGAGCGAGGAGATTGCGGCGGGCGCGTGGTGGACCGATCCGGAGGCGGGCCGGATCGAGCCGGTGCCGGTCTCGATCGAAACGGGTGTGGCTCGCTCGCTTGGCCTTTCGGTCGGGGATCGAATGACCTGGGACATCCAGGGTGTGCCGGTCGAGAGCTACATCGCGAATCTGCGCGAGGTCGATTGGAGCCGCCTCGCGACGAACTTCATTGCGCTGTTCCCGCCGGGCCTGATCGAGGAGGCCCCGAGCACGACGGTGTTCCTCTCGCGTCACGTCGACGCAAACGCTCGGGCCGAGATCCAGCGTGACCTCGTTCTCCAGTTCCCGAATGTCTCGGTTCTCGACGCGAGCCTGATCCTGCGTGCCGTCGACACGATGATGGCGCGCGTGGCTCTCGCTGTCCGCGTCCTCGCGCTGTTCGCCCTGGCGACGGGCTTCTTGGTTCTCGTTGCCGCCGCTGCAATGGCGCGCGACGAACGAATGCGGGAGATTCTCTTGCTGAGGACGCTCGGCGCTTCCACGCGCATCCTGCGTCGAATCATCACGACCGAGGCCGTCGCGCTCGGAGCCCTCGCGGCCCTGCTTGGCGTCGGGTTGGCGATGCTTGCGACCTGGGCGCTCACGCGTTTCGTCTTCGAGATTCCGTTCACGCCCGTGCTGACGGAGTACGCGGCCTTCGCGGTCGTGAGTTTCCTGATCAGCGCGGTGTTGGGCGGCGCGATCGGCCGCCCGACGCGCGCGGGCAGTCCGCTCGCGGTGTTGCGGTCGCAGTAG
- a CDS encoding GlsB/YeaQ/YmgE family stress response membrane protein, which produces MGILSWIILGLIAGALGKFLMPGDDPGGLVVTMLIGIGGAFVGGWIGSVVGIGSVTGVNLGSIFTASLGAVVLLFAYRKMRF; this is translated from the coding sequence ATGGGTATTCTCAGCTGGATCATCCTTGGCCTCATCGCGGGCGCGCTCGGCAAGTTCCTGATGCCCGGTGACGACCCTGGCGGTTTGGTCGTGACCATGTTGATCGGGATCGGCGGTGCGTTCGTCGGTGGCTGGATCGGTTCCGTGGTCGGCATCGGAAGTGTGACGGGAGTCAACCTCGGGAGCATCTTCACGGCGTCTCTCGGGGCCGTTGTTCTCCTCTTCGCTTACCGCAAGATGAGGTTCTGA